In Argonema galeatum A003/A1, the following proteins share a genomic window:
- a CDS encoding type II toxin-antitoxin system VapC family toxin produces the protein MSLYLLDTNTLSEPTRPIPNARVLEKLNVHKSEISVASVVVHELLYGCWRLPESRRRETFWNYIHESVLNLPILDYDLKAAQWHAQERARLSKIGKTPAFADGQIATIAYCNNLVLVTNNISDFRDFDSLRIENWFVS, from the coding sequence ATGAGTCTATACCTATTAGATACAAACACACTGTCAGAGCCGACGCGACCTATTCCTAATGCTAGAGTTCTGGAAAAGCTGAATGTTCATAAATCAGAAATTTCTGTTGCTAGTGTTGTTGTCCATGAGCTTTTATATGGTTGTTGGCGTTTGCCAGAATCTAGAAGACGAGAAACTTTTTGGAACTATATCCATGAATCAGTTTTAAATTTACCGATTCTTGATTATGATTTAAAGGCGGCGCAATGGCACGCACAGGAAAGGGCTAGGTTATCTAAGATTGGTAAAACTCCTGCGTTTGCAGATGGACAGATTGCGACTATTGCTTACTGTAATAATTTAGTTTTAGTGACTAACAATATATCTGATTTTCGGGATTTTGATAGTTTAAGGATTGAAAATTGGTTTGTTAGTTAA
- the menA gene encoding 2-carboxy-1,4-naphthoquinone phytyltransferase, producing MTTQSIAPSNSKLWLAALKPPMYTVAIIPIWVGTAVAFAETKTINGAIFSTFLISAILIIAWLNLSNDVFDSETGIDKNKAHSLVNLTGNKPLIFWLANLFLALGILGVLAIVWLQQDLTVIGLVLLCCAMGYTYQGPPFRLGYQGLGEIICLITFGPLGGSAAYYSQTQTWSTMNLAASIIVGIATSIILFCSHFHQVEDDLAAGKRSPIVRLGTARGSQVLFWFGSSIYALTLLFVVLHIFPLWTLLTFASLPFAIKLLRHVHRYHNQPEKVSNCKFIAVALHFCSGLLLGLGFVLSV from the coding sequence ATGACTACACAATCTATTGCCCCTTCAAACAGTAAGTTGTGGCTAGCAGCACTTAAACCACCTATGTACACTGTTGCCATAATTCCAATTTGGGTGGGAACTGCGGTGGCTTTCGCTGAAACAAAAACCATTAATGGAGCAATATTTTCTACATTTCTAATCTCAGCCATTTTGATTATTGCATGGCTAAACCTCAGCAACGATGTGTTTGACTCGGAAACGGGAATTGATAAAAACAAAGCGCATTCGCTTGTTAATTTAACAGGAAATAAACCTTTAATTTTCTGGCTGGCGAATCTGTTTTTAGCTTTAGGTATTCTGGGGGTATTGGCGATCGTATGGCTTCAGCAAGACCTCACAGTCATCGGACTGGTACTCCTCTGCTGTGCTATGGGCTACACTTACCAGGGGCCGCCCTTTCGCTTAGGCTACCAGGGTTTGGGAGAAATTATTTGCTTGATTACCTTTGGGCCATTGGGCGGCTCGGCGGCTTACTACAGCCAAACCCAAACCTGGTCAACAATGAACCTTGCAGCCTCTATTATCGTAGGAATCGCCACCAGTATAATTTTATTTTGCTCGCATTTTCATCAAGTTGAGGATGATTTAGCGGCAGGAAAGCGATCGCCCATAGTCCGACTCGGCACCGCTAGGGGTTCCCAAGTGTTATTTTGGTTTGGCAGCAGCATTTACGCCCTCACTCTGCTATTTGTCGTATTGCACATTTTCCCACTCTGGACGTTGCTAACCTTTGCTAGTTTACCCTTTGCTATCAAATTATTGCGGCACGTTCACCGATATCATAACCAACCGGAAAAAGTCAGCAATTGTAAATTCATCGCCGTAGCCCTGCATTTTTGCAGCGGATTGCTATTAGGATTAGGGTTCGTACTTAGTGTCTAA
- a CDS encoding acyl-CoA thioesterase has product MPFSYTRTIRFQDTDAAGVVYFANILAICHEAYEESLAKSGTNLKSFFSSSAVAIPIVHASVDFLSPMFCGDKIIIFILPQYLTSNKFEIVYKVFGTNQQLLAKALTRHVCIDTISRSRKELPKDIIDWLQDWSDADATT; this is encoded by the coding sequence ATGCCTTTCTCTTACACTCGTACAATTCGCTTTCAAGATACTGATGCAGCTGGCGTCGTCTACTTTGCCAACATCTTGGCAATCTGTCATGAAGCCTATGAAGAATCCCTGGCTAAATCTGGCACAAATCTTAAGTCATTTTTCAGTAGTTCAGCGGTTGCCATTCCCATAGTTCATGCCAGCGTAGATTTTCTTAGCCCTATGTTCTGCGGCGACAAGATAATTATCTTTATATTGCCTCAATATTTGACCAGCAATAAATTTGAAATTGTCTATAAAGTTTTTGGGACAAATCAGCAGCTACTTGCCAAAGCACTTACCAGGCACGTCTGCATCGATACAATTAGTAGAAGCCGAAAAGAATTGCCAAAAGATATTATTGATTGGTTGCAAGATTGGAGTGATGCTGATGCCACAACATAG
- a CDS encoding Uma2 family endonuclease produces the protein MLQQRPSISQIEPPLPAKRTLPTMYDLPSENREESGLPDEFHGLQSQLLGRTLRLTDYRPDRIFVGSDLNLYYDVRHSLWYKRPDWFLVLDVPRLYEGIDLRSSYVIWQEGANPFVVVELLSPGTEKEDLGEFTESEGANTSDFNETEESNGQATREMPPLKWDVYERILRVPYYAVFSRYTDRLRGFKLDGGRYREQAINADNPQFWMDELNLGLGVWQGEFEGISRRWLRWYDASGNWVPTDAELERQKRLELAEKLRSLSPEQLTALGISLSELE, from the coding sequence ATGCTGCAACAGCGTCCCTCCATTTCCCAAATAGAACCGCCCCTTCCTGCGAAGCGGACGCTACCGACGATGTACGATCTACCTAGTGAAAATCGGGAGGAATCCGGTTTGCCTGACGAGTTTCATGGCTTGCAGTCCCAGTTGCTCGGTCGCACGCTGCGTTTGACAGATTACCGGCCCGATCGCATCTTTGTCGGCAGCGATTTGAACCTATACTACGATGTGCGTCATTCCCTGTGGTACAAGCGTCCCGACTGGTTTCTAGTCTTGGATGTACCGCGCCTGTACGAAGGCATCGACCTGCGCTCTAGTTACGTCATTTGGCAAGAAGGCGCAAATCCATTTGTAGTAGTTGAACTGCTCTCTCCGGGAACTGAAAAAGAAGATCTAGGCGAGTTTACCGAGTCGGAGGGTGCGAACACTTCCGATTTTAATGAAACTGAGGAGAGTAACGGGCAAGCAACGAGAGAAATGCCGCCCTTAAAGTGGGATGTTTACGAGCGAATTTTACGAGTGCCTTACTATGCCGTATTCAGTCGCTATACCGATCGCCTGCGTGGGTTTAAGCTTGATGGAGGACGCTACCGAGAGCAAGCTATAAATGCTGACAATCCTCAGTTTTGGATGGACGAACTAAATTTGGGATTGGGAGTCTGGCAAGGGGAATTTGAGGGCATTAGCCGCCGGTGGTTGCGCTGGTACGATGCTTCGGGAAATTGGGTGCCGACAGATGCGGAACTTGAACGGCAAAAGCGACTCGAATTAGCTGAAAAGTTAAGGTCACTCTCTCCCGAACAGCTAACAGCTTTAGGAATTAGCCTTTCTGAGTTGGAATAG
- the menH gene encoding 2-succinyl-6-hydroxy-2,4-cyclohexadiene-1-carboxylate synthase: MLKFDDYQFNYSLTGRKNNQPILFLHGFMGSSNDFNNAITLLADRFYCLAIDLPGHGKTQVFGGDHCYTMPNTAQASIALLDRLNITEKCFLVGYSMGGRLALYLTLHFPDRFAKVVLESASPGLKTVAEKLSRIQKDSQLAKELETGDFNAFLLKWYNQPIFKSLKKHPKFEELLESRLDNTPLELAKSLRQMGTGDQTYLQHKLERNKIPLLLLVGEYDKKFKAINEEMLNACQVGNMKIIKNCGHNIHFEDMNLWVRHLKEFCN, translated from the coding sequence ATGCTAAAATTTGATGATTATCAATTTAACTATTCTTTGACAGGTAGGAAAAACAACCAGCCTATTCTCTTTTTGCATGGATTTATGGGCAGCAGCAATGACTTTAATAATGCAATAACATTACTGGCTGACCGATTTTATTGTCTGGCTATCGATCTTCCCGGACATGGAAAAACTCAAGTGTTCGGTGGCGACCATTGCTATACAATGCCAAACACAGCCCAAGCATCGATCGCTTTGCTAGATCGGTTAAATATAACAGAAAAATGCTTCTTAGTTGGCTATTCTATGGGGGGTAGATTGGCGTTATATCTTACTCTTCATTTTCCCGATCGCTTTGCTAAAGTAGTTTTGGAATCTGCCTCTCCAGGTTTAAAGACTGTTGCGGAAAAATTATCACGTATCCAAAAAGATTCACAATTAGCTAAAGAACTGGAAACAGGGGATTTTAACGCTTTTTTATTAAAGTGGTATAATCAACCAATTTTCAAGAGTTTAAAAAAACATCCTAAATTTGAGGAGTTGTTAGAGAGCCGATTAGATAATACTCCTTTAGAATTAGCTAAATCTCTCCGACAAATGGGAACAGGTGACCAGACTTATTTACAACATAAGCTTGAGCGTAATAAAATTCCTTTACTTTTGCTAGTAGGTGAATATGATAAAAAATTTAAAGCTATAAATGAGGAAATGCTTAATGCTTGTCAAGTAGGAAACATGAAAATAATTAAAAATTGCGGTCATAATATTCATTTTGAGGACATGAATTTATGGGTTAGGCATCTGAAAGAATTTTGTAATTAG
- a CDS encoding tellurite resistance TerB family protein — protein MGLFDKIAGGRKQTQTTLGPAEAFAAIALIAVAADGYMTDSEAQAISTTLSRMQLFRSYPADVMRKMIDRLLGILQREGIEVLFNAAITTLPDELKETSFAVATDIVLADGEVTEEEEKLLNDLYRALEISEENAVKIIDVMLIKNKG, from the coding sequence ATGGGCTTGTTCGATAAAATAGCTGGTGGTCGCAAGCAAACCCAAACAACGCTGGGGCCAGCGGAAGCATTTGCCGCGATCGCACTGATTGCAGTAGCCGCCGACGGTTATATGACTGATTCGGAAGCGCAAGCTATTAGCACTACTTTATCGCGAATGCAGCTGTTCAGGAGCTATCCCGCCGACGTGATGCGAAAAATGATCGATCGACTCTTGGGCATTCTCCAACGAGAAGGTATTGAGGTGCTGTTTAATGCCGCAATAACTACACTTCCAGACGAACTGAAAGAGACTTCTTTTGCTGTAGCAACTGATATCGTTTTGGCAGATGGCGAAGTCACCGAAGAGGAAGAAAAACTTTTGAACGATCTCTATCGCGCTTTGGAGATATCAGAAGAAAACGCTGTCAAGATTATAGATGTCATGTTGATAAAAAACAAAGGATAG
- a CDS encoding o-succinylbenzoate synthase — translation MIHYKFEFRSYQRRFTQPLQTSHGVWEIREGIIIRLTDETGHIGWGEIAPLPWFGSETIESALDFCRQLPNAIKSETIFSIPDNLPCCQFGFESAWEGLGGNLKSPIPNLKSQIAYSGLLPAGKAALERLQVLWKQGTYTFKWKIGVAPIKEELNIFDRLIEALPTEAKLRLDANAGLNWKEANEWLGVCDIAKIEFLEQPLPIEQFDAMLDLTNRYSTPLALDESVATINQLQTCYQLGWRSIFVIKPCIVGSPKLLRQFCQQHDIDAVFSSVFETTIGRQAALNLAAELSRHNRAVGFGVNHWFNEDDETSLEHLWNNP, via the coding sequence ATGATTCACTACAAATTTGAATTTCGTTCCTACCAGCGTCGGTTTACACAGCCATTGCAAACCAGTCACGGCGTTTGGGAGATCCGCGAAGGTATTATCATCCGCCTCACCGATGAAACCGGGCATATTGGCTGGGGTGAAATTGCCCCTCTCCCCTGGTTTGGTTCGGAAACTATCGAGTCAGCGTTAGATTTTTGTCGCCAACTGCCAAATGCCATTAAAAGCGAGACAATTTTCTCTATTCCAGATAATCTGCCCTGCTGTCAATTTGGTTTTGAATCTGCTTGGGAAGGATTAGGTGGCAATTTAAAATCCCCAATCCCAAATCTAAAATCCCAAATCGCCTACAGTGGTTTATTACCTGCGGGAAAAGCTGCTTTAGAGCGATTGCAAGTGCTTTGGAAGCAAGGAACTTATACTTTTAAATGGAAAATCGGAGTTGCACCAATTAAAGAAGAACTGAACATTTTCGATCGGCTAATTGAGGCACTACCAACTGAGGCAAAACTGCGATTGGATGCTAATGCTGGGTTAAACTGGAAAGAAGCAAATGAGTGGCTGGGAGTTTGCGATATAGCGAAGATAGAATTTCTAGAACAACCCCTACCTATCGAACAATTTGATGCCATGCTTGATTTAACTAACCGATACTCTACTCCCCTGGCATTAGATGAATCCGTTGCTACTATTAACCAACTGCAAACCTGTTACCAACTAGGTTGGCGGAGTATTTTTGTAATAAAACCCTGCATAGTAGGTTCCCCTAAACTTCTGCGTCAGTTTTGCCAGCAGCATGACATCGATGCCGTCTTTTCATCTGTTTTTGAAACAACCATTGGCAGACAAGCTGCACTCAACCTCGCAGCTGAACTTTCCCGCCATAATCGTGCAGTTGGTTTTGGCGTCAACCACTGGTTTAATGAAGATGACGAAACCTCGCTTGAACATCTATGGAACAACCCTTAG
- a CDS encoding Uma2 family endonuclease has product MTTSTTTGIQSVLTTAFSQWKPATWEDYLAYRDAETAERVRLFFHQDRLLIDMGSEGINHATVSDLFTALFFIWFSHFPDRTAASFGRCLLEKVKIQAAAPDLVLYIGEGVPQWQSGERRRIDLDRWRVPDLVGEIADTTLATDLDEKKKLYADLKIPEYWVINIRGRQVIAFRLEENGKYQECNESVALAGLPITLLEQTLERLSEGTNISAALWFAQEIANLKAE; this is encoded by the coding sequence ATGACTACCTCAACTACTACAGGTATCCAAAGCGTCCTCACAACAGCTTTTTCTCAGTGGAAACCCGCTACCTGGGAAGATTACTTAGCCTATCGTGACGCCGAAACCGCAGAGAGAGTCAGGCTGTTTTTTCATCAGGATCGTCTTTTAATTGATATGGGTTCAGAAGGAATTAATCACGCTACCGTTAGTGACTTGTTCACTGCGCTATTTTTCATCTGGTTCAGTCACTTTCCCGATCGAACGGCGGCTTCTTTCGGACGTTGTTTGCTTGAGAAAGTAAAGATACAAGCTGCCGCACCAGATTTAGTATTGTACATCGGCGAAGGAGTTCCACAGTGGCAATCAGGGGAACGGCGTCGGATTGATTTGGATAGGTGGCGAGTTCCCGATTTGGTGGGCGAAATTGCTGATACAACTCTGGCGACTGATTTGGATGAAAAGAAAAAACTTTATGCCGATTTGAAAATTCCAGAATACTGGGTGATTAATATTCGAGGTAGACAGGTAATCGCATTTCGGTTAGAGGAAAATGGCAAATATCAAGAATGTAATGAATCTGTAGCGCTTGCAGGTTTACCCATCACTTTGCTTGAACAAACTTTGGAACGGTTGAGTGAAGGAACTAATATTAGTGCTGCGCTTTGGTTTGCTCAAGAGATTGCTAATTTGAAGGCAGAGTAG
- the menD gene encoding 2-succinyl-5-enolpyruvyl-6-hydroxy-3-cyclohexene-1-carboxylic-acid synthase, whose translation MPIDFRNTNSVWASILTETLKRLGLTTAVICPGSRSTSLAVAFAQQDGVEAIPVLDERSAAFFGLGIAKKSGLPVALVCTSGTAGANFYPAIIEARESRVPLLVLTADRPPELRDCHSGQTIDQVKLYGNYPNWQTELAVPSLEMGMLSYLRQTVIHAWERTLFPVPGPVHLNIPFRDPLAPIPDAAAKELRSQFQPEDFFAFLDKTQKTSPSYSPFSSPSPSTERGLGGEVSDRGIIIAGTANPQFPKEYCRAISQLSQTLKWPVLADGLSPLRNHAELNPYLISTYDLILRNQQLAQQLTPKIVIQIGDLPTSKELRTWLEFTQTRRWVIDPSYHNLDSLHGQTTHLRLSVEQLAQICPFEPNIISKYLQIWGNAEVTVRQRIDETMTTTDTIFEGKAAWLLSQTLPTETPIFIANSMPVRDVEFFWTPNNSGIQPFFNRGANGIDGTLSTALGIAHRNQSSVMLTGDLALLHDINGFLLRNKFRGHLTIVLINNNGGGIFEMLPIAKFEPPFEEFFATPQDIDFSHICATYGVEYELITSWEQFKQRLNPLPEKGIRVLELRTNRKADARWRLDNLGKFSDGIG comes from the coding sequence ATGCCCATTGATTTTCGTAACACTAATTCTGTTTGGGCTTCCATCCTGACGGAAACCTTAAAACGACTCGGATTAACTACAGCAGTAATCTGTCCTGGGTCGCGTTCTACTTCTCTTGCAGTTGCTTTTGCCCAACAAGATGGAGTAGAAGCAATACCAGTTTTGGATGAGCGATCGGCTGCTTTTTTTGGGTTGGGAATTGCCAAAAAATCAGGGTTGCCCGTAGCGCTGGTTTGCACTTCTGGAACCGCTGGGGCAAACTTTTATCCAGCTATAATTGAAGCCAGAGAAAGTCGAGTACCGCTTTTAGTTTTAACAGCCGATCGGCCCCCAGAATTGCGAGATTGTCATTCTGGACAGACGATCGATCAGGTGAAATTATATGGCAATTATCCCAACTGGCAAACAGAATTAGCCGTGCCATCTTTGGAAATGGGAATGTTGAGTTATCTGCGGCAGACGGTAATTCATGCCTGGGAACGCACCCTCTTTCCCGTTCCTGGCCCAGTTCATCTTAACATCCCCTTTCGCGACCCCCTCGCCCCCATACCCGACGCAGCAGCTAAAGAATTGCGATCGCAATTTCAGCCAGAAGATTTCTTTGCGTTCCTAGACAAAACCCAGAAAACCTCCCCCTCCTACTCCCCCTTTTCCTCCCCCTCTCCGTCAACGGAGAGGGGGTTGGGGGGTGAGGTTTCCGATCGCGGAATTATCATTGCGGGAACTGCAAATCCGCAATTTCCCAAAGAATATTGTAGAGCGATATCACAACTTTCCCAAACATTAAAATGGCCTGTATTAGCTGACGGACTATCCCCATTAAGAAATCATGCCGAATTAAATCCTTACTTAATTTCCACCTACGATCTCATCTTACGAAATCAGCAACTAGCACAACAGCTAACACCCAAAATCGTCATTCAGATCGGAGACTTACCCACCAGCAAAGAACTGCGAACCTGGCTAGAATTCACCCAAACGCGCCGATGGGTAATTGACCCCAGCTATCACAATTTAGATTCACTACATGGCCAAACAACCCACCTGCGACTATCAGTAGAACAGCTAGCACAAATATGTCCATTTGAACCAAATATTATCAGTAAATATCTTCAAATATGGGGTAACGCCGAAGTAACAGTTAGACAACGCATCGACGAAACAATGACAACGACCGACACCATATTTGAAGGCAAAGCAGCTTGGTTACTCTCCCAGACTTTACCAACAGAAACGCCAATCTTTATTGCCAACAGTATGCCAGTGCGAGATGTAGAATTTTTCTGGACACCAAACAACTCTGGAATTCAACCTTTTTTCAACCGTGGTGCTAATGGCATTGATGGCACTTTATCAACCGCTTTAGGCATAGCCCATCGCAACCAAAGCAGCGTAATGTTGACGGGAGATTTAGCATTATTGCACGACATCAACGGCTTTTTATTGAGAAATAAATTTAGAGGACATCTGACAATTGTTTTAATTAATAACAATGGTGGCGGGATATTTGAAATGTTGCCCATTGCCAAGTTTGAACCGCCCTTTGAGGAATTTTTTGCGACACCGCAGGATATTGATTTTTCTCATATCTGTGCTACTTACGGTGTGGAATATGAATTAATTACTTCTTGGGAACAATTTAAGCAACGATTGAATCCACTGCCTGAAAAAGGAATTCGGGTATTAGAATTGAGGACAAATCGGAAAGCAGATGCTAGGTGGCGGCTGGATAATTTAGGTAAATTTTCAGATGGGATCGGGTAG
- a CDS encoding isochorismate synthase, producing MFASMPVTYRANLFQDRKELHQFLLACKQTLIEEGQKKVVSISIESKPLDPLAVLDKIAEPEQLHFYVEKANQGEAIVAIDTAAKFKFEGVQRFDQAQKFIDSCLANTIATGALDLPFSGPHFFCTFTFFDENLNGDSPFPAATVFLPSWQVSSKKDCCVIVVNIVIDWHINISTVVDNILRKLDKIRASGNQNFKYNLIERKHKFQPQDVTDKKHFQASVLSALEAIRADRISKIVLAHAIEVNSPQPFHRVDSLNNLRRMYPDCYVFSTSNGKGQNFIGASPERLIRIRDRELETDALAGSAPRGKTATEDAYFAERLLRSEKERREHRVVIDFIVQRLASLDLTPQRLPGPSLLKLSNIQHLWTPIRGKIPLGVHPLEILAELHPTPAVAGDPRDVALRQIRRYEAFDRSVYAAPLGWIDHRGNSEFVVGIRSALIDSDRARLYAGAGIVAGSDPDKELAEIQLKLQALLKALV from the coding sequence ATGTTCGCTTCCATGCCAGTGACATATCGTGCTAATCTGTTTCAGGATCGCAAGGAACTGCATCAGTTTCTTTTAGCTTGTAAACAAACGTTAATCGAAGAAGGACAGAAAAAAGTTGTCAGTATTTCTATAGAAAGTAAACCCCTCGATCCCCTAGCTGTACTGGATAAGATTGCCGAACCGGAACAGCTGCATTTTTACGTGGAAAAGGCTAACCAAGGGGAAGCGATCGTAGCGATCGATACAGCAGCTAAATTCAAATTTGAAGGAGTGCAGCGCTTTGACCAAGCACAAAAATTTATTGATTCATGCCTTGCTAACACAATTGCGACTGGCGCGTTAGACTTACCATTTTCCGGCCCTCACTTTTTCTGTACCTTCACATTTTTTGATGAAAATTTGAATGGAGACTCTCCTTTTCCGGCGGCAACGGTTTTTTTACCTAGCTGGCAGGTGTCATCTAAAAAAGATTGCTGTGTTATAGTAGTTAATATTGTCATCGATTGGCATATAAATATATCAACTGTAGTTGATAATATTTTGCGTAAACTAGATAAAATTAGAGCTTCAGGAAATCAGAATTTTAAATATAATTTAATCGAGCGCAAACATAAATTTCAACCACAAGATGTCACAGATAAAAAACATTTTCAAGCATCAGTATTATCTGCTCTGGAAGCAATTAGAGCGGATCGCATTAGCAAGATTGTCCTAGCCCACGCAATTGAAGTCAACTCGCCACAACCTTTTCATCGAGTTGATTCGTTGAATAATTTGCGAAGAATGTATCCTGATTGCTACGTTTTTTCCACCAGTAATGGCAAAGGTCAAAATTTTATTGGTGCCAGCCCAGAGCGTTTAATTCGGATTCGCGATCGCGAGTTAGAAACCGATGCTTTGGCAGGGTCAGCACCGCGAGGCAAAACAGCAACCGAAGATGCCTATTTTGCCGAACGGTTACTGAGGAGCGAAAAGGAGCGGCGGGAGCATCGGGTTGTAATTGATTTCATTGTCCAGCGCTTAGCCAGCCTCGATTTGACACCCCAGCGACTGCCTGGGCCTAGTCTTTTAAAACTGTCAAATATTCAGCATTTATGGACACCAATTCGCGGTAAAATTCCTCTTGGCGTGCATCCATTAGAGATTTTGGCAGAACTCCATCCCACCCCGGCTGTTGCAGGCGATCCCAGAGATGTTGCGCTGAGGCAAATTCGCCGCTATGAAGCCTTCGATCGCTCTGTTTATGCCGCCCCGTTGGGTTGGATAGACCATCGGGGTAACAGCGAGTTTGTCGTGGGCATCCGCTCAGCACTGATAGATAGCGATCGCGCTAGACTATACGCCGGTGCCGGTATCGTTGCTGGGTCCGATCCAGACAAAGAACTCGCGGAAATTCAACTGAAACTTCAAGCCCTGCTAAAAGCATTAGTTTGA
- a CDS encoding 2-succinylbenzoate--CoA ligase gives MEQPLVNLPDLDLVGWASRLPDDWLIGYDSRQFTQLAEQLYLELIQLSHRQTSPKIIIADRNPVRFLAGFIAATAADCPVFLCNPDWVKAEWQQVFDLVQPDIIWGQEAISNKQEGNCPIQNPKSKIQNRIMVPTGGSSGQIRFTIHTWATLTASVQGFTQYFHLDRVNSFCVLPLYHVSGLMQFMRSFITGGKLAILPFKALENVQKCHIETADFFISLVPTQLERLLHHSPAWLSRFQTVLLGGAPAWHELLEQAKHHRIPLALTYGMTETASQIVTLKPEDFLKGNNSCGQVLPHAKVMICTPDGKILGANETGIVTIQADSLALGYYPDSLFVSSPLSVENHYLKKIIFQPDDLGFFDDRGYLNIVGRSSNKIITGGENVFPFEVEAAIRSTNLVSDVCVIGLPDRHWGQAVTAVYVPINPEVNIDTLKTALDDKLSKFKRPKYWVSVEKLPRNAQGKVNGEKIQQIAMLWHQHHSNLATNQ, from the coding sequence ATGGAACAACCCTTAGTTAATCTTCCAGATCTCGATCTTGTGGGGTGGGCGTCTCGCCTGCCCGATGATTGGCTAATTGGTTACGACAGCCGTCAATTTACCCAACTTGCCGAACAATTATATTTAGAATTAATCCAACTATCTCACCGTCAAACATCACCAAAAATTATCATAGCCGATCGCAATCCTGTACGATTTTTAGCTGGTTTTATCGCTGCAACTGCCGCCGATTGTCCAGTATTTCTCTGCAATCCCGATTGGGTAAAAGCCGAATGGCAACAAGTCTTCGATTTAGTCCAACCAGACATTATTTGGGGACAAGAGGCAATCAGCAATAAACAAGAAGGAAATTGCCCAATCCAAAATCCAAAATCCAAAATCCAAAATCGAATTATGGTTCCCACTGGCGGGTCGTCAGGGCAAATTCGCTTTACCATTCATACTTGGGCAACATTGACAGCATCAGTGCAAGGATTTACCCAATATTTCCATCTAGATCGAGTAAATTCCTTTTGCGTCTTACCCCTGTATCATGTCAGCGGTTTGATGCAATTTATGCGATCGTTTATCACGGGAGGAAAACTGGCAATTCTACCATTTAAAGCCCTAGAAAATGTTCAAAAATGCCATATCGAAACAGCAGATTTTTTCATATCTCTAGTGCCAACCCAACTCGAACGTCTGTTGCATCATTCCCCAGCATGGTTGTCCCGTTTTCAGACAGTTCTCTTAGGAGGTGCGCCAGCTTGGCACGAACTTCTCGAACAGGCGAAACACCACCGCATTCCCTTAGCACTCACCTACGGTATGACAGAAACTGCTTCGCAGATTGTCACTCTTAAACCGGAAGATTTTCTCAAAGGAAATAATAGTTGCGGACAGGTTTTACCCCATGCAAAAGTAATGATTTGCACTCCAGATGGGAAGATATTAGGTGCGAACGAGACAGGCATCGTTACCATCCAAGCTGATTCTTTAGCACTTGGTTATTATCCCGATTCGTTATTTGTCAGCAGTCCTTTGTCAGTGGAAAATCATTATCTAAAAAAGATCATCTTTCAACCGGATGACTTGGGATTTTTTGACGATCGCGGTTATTTAAACATTGTCGGTCGCAGCAGCAATAAAATCATCACTGGCGGCGAAAATGTCTTCCCATTTGAAGTAGAAGCAGCGATTCGATCGACTAACTTGGTTAGCGATGTCTGCGTCATTGGTTTACCCGATCGACATTGGGGTCAAGCGGTGACTGCTGTTTATGTTCCCATCAATCCCGAAGTTAATATCGATACGCTAAAAACCGCATTAGATGATAAATTAAGTAAATTCAAGCGTCCTAAATATTGGGTTTCTGTTGAAAAATTACCCCGCAACGCTCAAGGTAAGGTTAACGGCGAAAAAATCCAACAAATTGCTATGTTGTGGCATCAGCATCACTCCAATCTTGCAACCAATCAATAA